The sequence CTGGAAAAGGAGGCCAAAAAAGGCGCTGGAGTTTCTCAGGAGGAGTTAACAGAACTTCGTGAGGCCAAAAAACTCCTAGAAGAAGGCAGGCCTTTAAGGGTCTCTAAAGCTCTTCAAAAAAGCCCCATAATGAGGGGCTATGGGTTCCTTTCCATAAAGCCGTTATTAGTGGTAATTAACACTGGAGAAGAAAACGCCGAAGTGGAGCTTAAGCTTCCTGAAGGAGCAGATGCTATTCACATCAAAGGGCGTCTTGAAGCGGACCTTGCAGAGCTTTCTCCTGAAGAAGCCGAGGTCTTCCGGGAGGAGTACGGTTTAGAAGAACCAGCTCTTCCGCTTCTTATCCGCAAAAGTTTTGAAATACTTGATTTGATCTGCTTTTTCACCGGTGGTGAAAAAGAATCAAGGGCCTGGCCTATTCCAAGGGGTACCACTGCCCAAAAAGCCGCAGGAACAATCCATTCTGATATGGAACGCGGTTTCATCAGGGCCGAAGTAGTAGCTTACGACGATTTAGTTCGGGCGGGCTCTTATCAAGCCGCGCAAAAATTGGGCAAAGTGCGCCTTGAAGGCAAAGATTACATCGTAAAAGATGGCGATGTAATCATCTTCCGCTTTAGCGTATAATTTTTTCATGAGGTTTCGGGTCGCTATTGCTACTCTGGGATGCAAGGTCAATCAGGTTGAAAGTGCTTCTTTAGGCGAAGCCTTTGAAAGAAAGGGCCACAAGTTAGTCTCCTTCAAAGAAAAAGCAGACATTTACATTGTAAACACCTGTGCGGTAACGGCACGGGCGGCCTATGAGAGCCGCCAACTGATCCGAAGGGCTTTGAAAAAAAAGCCACTTTTAGTGGTTGCCTGTGGTTGTTATGCCCAGGTGGCGGGAAAGGAACTAAAAGACCTTGTCAAAGAGCCCGTTCTTATCCTTGGGCAACAAGAAAAGGCAAAACTTCTTGAAATTATCGAATCTCTTTCTTTGCCCCTTGAAAAAACTATTATCAGCGTAAGTGACACAAGGGACCTCCGTGTATGTGAGCCTTACCCCCTTAGTCGCTTTTTAGGTCATCGTAGGGCCTTTTTACGAGTTCAGGATGGCTGCAGCGTGTTTTGCAGCTATTGTATCGTTCCTTATGCTAGAGGTCCTTCACGAAGCCTTCCTTTAGAAGAAATACGTTCTCAGGTGCGCCGCTATTTGGCCTCAGGATACAAAGAAATAGTGGTCACAGGCGTCCATCTGGGTCTTTACGGCCGGGATCTAAGCCCCTCCAGAAGCCTTCTTGATATTGTTCTTTTGCTCGAAAAATTAAAAGTTCCGCGTTTTCGGCTTAGTTCTTTAGAGCCTCTTGAGATTTCAGACGAACTTTTGGATTTGCTTGCCCGGGCCAAAGGTTTTTGTCCTCATTTTCATATTTCTCTTCAAAGTGGAAGTGATGAGGTTTTGAAAAAGATGGGGCGGCGTTATCAGGCGGCTGATTTCAAGACCCTGGTGGAAAAAATTAAGAAAATTTTTCCTGAGGCTGCTATTGGCGCAGACGTGATCGCAGGATTTCCCGGAGAGAGGGAAGAAGACTTTGCAAAGACCTTTGTGCTTCTTGAAAGCCTTCCCATTTCGTACCTTCATGTGTTTCCCTATTCGCCAAGGCCAGGCACCAAGGCAGCTAGCTGGCCACAGGTTCCGCCAGACAAAATAGCCGCCAGGGCCAAAAAATTACAGGAGCTTTCAAAGGCCAAGCGCAAAGCCTTTTTGCGAGAACAGTTGGGAAGTGAACGCGAGGTCCTGGTCTTACGCTACGTAAAAGAGCAAGGCTTGTATGAGGGGCTTACGCGCAATTATGTTTCGGTGTTTTTTGAGGCTGATTCTTCTCTTCTTGGTGAGATTGCCAGAGTCAAAATTGAAAGGGCGGTTGATTCCTTCCTTTACGGAGAGATCGTTAGAAATTAGCGTTACCATGAAGGTGCACGTACTTGCCCGCACAATGAGCTTTATCAACACTGCCTCTCGGGATCTGTTCCCATTTTTTTCGTTTCGAAAAATGGGAACGAATCCTATTCCTGTGAAAATGAAAATATCTTAAGGGGACATCTTAAGGGGACAGGCCACGGGCACTTTCCTGTGACGTTTTTCACATTTTCGTTGTGAGCAATCATTCATGTGGGTTAAATCTGTTCTATTTCCTGGTAGTGATGAAAGAACATATTTTGACCGAAATAAAAAGTAGTTTGATCAAAATCAATTTTTTATCTGGTTTGACGTGTCATATTTTTTCTGCCAAGAATAGAGAATCATCTTGAACCGGGAGGCACAAGTGTATAACCCCTTAAGGGCGTTGGGGCATTTTTCCATAGTAATGATACAGGAAATGGGCGGCATGGCCCTTATGTTTTTTAAGGCCATGATGCTTACTTTTCGCCCTCCTTTTAGAGTTCGCCTCTTACTTAAACAGATGGAATTCGTTGGGGTTAAGTCCACTTTGGTGGTGGTGCTAACCGGTCTTTTTTCTGGAATGGTCCTCGCCCTCCAGGGATATTATGGCTTTCGCAAATTTGGTGGCGAAACCCTTTTAGGGGCCACTGTAGCCCTTTCTCTTTTGCGTGAGCTTGGGCCTGTGTTAACAGGGCTTATGGTTACCGCGCGTGCGGGTTCGGCTATGGCTGCTGAGATAGGCACCATGCGGGTTACCGAACAAATAGACGCCCTTGAAGTCATGGCTGTTAACCCTATTCATTATCTTGTCGTACCCCGGCTTTGGGCTGCTATCTTGATGGTTCCCCTTCTTACGGTGCTTGCCGACGTAGTGGGCATTGCAGGGGGATATTTCGTAGGGGTAATTCTCTTGCATATAGATGCTGGCATTTATATTGCAAAAATGAAAGAATTGGTCGAGCTTTCTGATATTGCCAATGGCCTTTATAAGGCTTTTGTGTTTGGTGCTATCCTTGCGGTGGTTGGGTGTTTTAAAGGTTATCATGCTCGTGGTGGGGCTGAAGGTGTTGGTAGGGCTACTACACAGGCGGTGGTTATTTCTTCGATAAGCATCCTCATTGCGGACTACATTCTTACCTCGCTTTTGTTTGACTAGAGGACACCATGATAAAGATCATCGACTTACATAAGGCTTTTGGGCCGCAAAAAGTCCTTCAAGGGGTAAATCTAGAAATCCCTGAAGGGAAGATAACTTTTATAATGGGAGCAAGCGGTACGGGAAAAAGTGTTCTTTTAAAACATATCATCGGCCTTATTAGTCCGGATAAAGGGCAAATCTTAATAGACGGAAAAGACATAACCAGGCTCTCTGAGCCAGAGCTTATGGAGATCCGCAAGCGTTTTGGGATGCTTTTTCAGGAAGGGGCCCTTTTTGATTCCCTTACCGTTGGCGAAAACGTAGCCTTTCCGTTGCGGGAGCACACCAAGCTTTCTGAACGCGAAATTAGGGCAAGGGTAGAAACGAAACTTTCCCAGGTAGGGCTTCTAAAGGCCATTGACAAAATGCCTTCAGAGCTCTCTGGGGGAATGAAAAAAAGGGTTGCTTTGGCGCGCGCCCTGGCCCTTGACCCTGAAATCGTACTTTTTGACGAACCAACTACCGGCCTTGATCCTATTATGCAAGAAAGTATTTCTAATCTCATCAAGGAAACCCAGCAGCGTCTTAATCTTACCTGTGTGGTGATTAGCCATGATGTTCCTATAGCCTTTGCTATTGCAGATAAAATCGCCTTTCTTTACGAAGGCAAAGTTATTGAAGAAGGGAGCCCTGAAAAAATAAAACACTCTAAACATCCCTTTGTACAAAAGTTTATTAGGGCTTTGCCTACAGGTTTTAAGGAGGCACGCGATGAACAAGAACAGTAACACCGAAATAAAAGTAGGCATTTTTGTACTCATTACCTTGCTAGCCTTGGGATATATGAGTCTTCAGCTGGGCGAAGAAAAGATTTTTGCCAAAAAGGGGTATCCGCTTAAAGCGGTGTTTGAAAATGTTTCGGGCCTGGTCCCAGGGGCCCGCGTAGAGATGGCAGGTGTGGAGATAGGT comes from Thermodesulfatator atlanticus DSM 21156 and encodes:
- a CDS encoding DUF933 domain-containing protein, translating into MKIGIIGLPQSGKTTIFRAAAGEAAGQVEEKGGIARAVVKVPDARLKVLSDIFSSAKITPATVQYLDLSFDLREREGRGKELERMLHELKPADALIMVVRNFELAGLSPEPQADLDILHEELILSDLAIVERRLERLEKEAKKGAGVSQEELTELREAKKLLEEGRPLRVSKALQKSPIMRGYGFLSIKPLLVVINTGEENAEVELKLPEGADAIHIKGRLEADLAELSPEEAEVFREEYGLEEPALPLLIRKSFEILDLICFFTGGEKESRAWPIPRGTTAQKAAGTIHSDMERGFIRAEVVAYDDLVRAGSYQAAQKLGKVRLEGKDYIVKDGDVIIFRFSV
- the mtaB gene encoding tRNA (N(6)-L-threonylcarbamoyladenosine(37)-C(2))-methylthiotransferase MtaB, producing MRFRVAIATLGCKVNQVESASLGEAFERKGHKLVSFKEKADIYIVNTCAVTARAAYESRQLIRRALKKKPLLVVACGCYAQVAGKELKDLVKEPVLILGQQEKAKLLEIIESLSLPLEKTIISVSDTRDLRVCEPYPLSRFLGHRRAFLRVQDGCSVFCSYCIVPYARGPSRSLPLEEIRSQVRRYLASGYKEIVVTGVHLGLYGRDLSPSRSLLDIVLLLEKLKVPRFRLSSLEPLEISDELLDLLARAKGFCPHFHISLQSGSDEVLKKMGRRYQAADFKTLVEKIKKIFPEAAIGADVIAGFPGEREEDFAKTFVLLESLPISYLHVFPYSPRPGTKAASWPQVPPDKIAARAKKLQELSKAKRKAFLREQLGSEREVLVLRYVKEQGLYEGLTRNYVSVFFEADSSLLGEIARVKIERAVDSFLYGEIVRN
- a CDS encoding ABC transporter ATP-binding protein, producing the protein MIKIIDLHKAFGPQKVLQGVNLEIPEGKITFIMGASGTGKSVLLKHIIGLISPDKGQILIDGKDITRLSEPELMEIRKRFGMLFQEGALFDSLTVGENVAFPLREHTKLSEREIRARVETKLSQVGLLKAIDKMPSELSGGMKKRVALARALALDPEIVLFDEPTTGLDPIMQESISNLIKETQQRLNLTCVVISHDVPIAFAIADKIAFLYEGKVIEEGSPEKIKHSKHPFVQKFIRALPTGFKEARDEQEQ
- a CDS encoding MlaE family ABC transporter permease, with amino-acid sequence MYNPLRALGHFSIVMIQEMGGMALMFFKAMMLTFRPPFRVRLLLKQMEFVGVKSTLVVVLTGLFSGMVLALQGYYGFRKFGGETLLGATVALSLLRELGPVLTGLMVTARAGSAMAAEIGTMRVTEQIDALEVMAVNPIHYLVVPRLWAAILMVPLLTVLADVVGIAGGYFVGVILLHIDAGIYIAKMKELVELSDIANGLYKAFVFGAILAVVGCFKGYHARGGAEGVGRATTQAVVISSISILIADYILTSLLFD